CAGCCACGTCACCAACACCGACAAGCACCCCAAGGGCATCGCCGCCTCGCTGCTCGAGAAGCGGGTCAACGAGGAGATGAACGGCCGGGCCTGCATGCAGGTCTTCCCGAACTCCAGCCTCTACGACGACAAGAAGGTGCTGGAGGCCATGCTGAACGGCGACGTCCAGATGGCCGCGCCCTCGCTCTCCAAGTTCGAGAAGTTCACCAAGAAGTTCCGGATCTTCGACCTGCCCTTCGTTTTCGAGGACGTGGCCGCGGTCGACCGCTTCCAGAACTCCGAGGCCGGCCAGAAGCTGAAGGGGTCCATGCGGCGCAAGGGCCTCCAGGGTCTGGCTTTCTGGCACAACGGCATGAAGCAGATGTCGGCCAGCCGGCCGCTGATAAAGCCCGAGGACGCCAAGGGCCTGAAGTTCCGCGTGCAGGCCTCCGACGTGCTGGTCGCGCAGTTCGAGCAGCTCGGCGCCAACCCGCAGAAGATGTCCTTCAAGGAGGTCTACGGCGGGCTGCAGACCAAGGTGATCGACGGCCAGGAGAACACCTGGTCGAACATCTACGGCAAGAAGTTCTTCGAGGTGCAGGACGGCATCACCGAGACCAACCACGGCATCATCGACTACCTGGTGGTCACCTCGACCGAGTGGTGGGAAGACCTTGACGAGGGCGTCCGCGAGGACCTGGCGCGCATCCTCAAGGAGGTCACCGAGACTCGTAACGCCGAGTCGACCGCGGTCAACGAGGCCAACAAGCAAAAGATCATCGATGCCGGCACCGAGGTCCGCACCCTGACCAAGGAACAGCGCCAGGCCTGGGTCGATGCCCTGAAGCCCGTCTGGGCCAAGTTCGAGAAGGACATCGGCGCCGACCTGATCGAAGCCGCCCAGGCGGCCAACACCGGCAGCTAAGCCGGCCGCGAGCGTCGGGCCGCGCGGAGTTTTCCGCGCGGCCCCGCGCGCCGCAATCCAAGTCGTCTCGGGGAGGGGGGAGCCTCATGTCCAGGCAAGCGCAGAGCGCGTTCGGTCGCGCTGTCGACCGGGTCGAGGAGACCGTGATCACGGTGCTGCTCGGCGTAATGACCCTGCTGACCTTCGCCAACGTCGTCGCGCGCTACATCTTCAACACCAACATCCTCTGGGCGCTGGAGGTGACGGTCTTCCTCTTCGCCTGGCTGGTGCTGCTGGGGGCGTCCTACGCGGTCAAGCACTCGATCCACATCGGCGTCGACGTGATGATCCGCGCCCTGCCTAAGGGAACCCAGCGGATGATCTCGCTGATCGCGGCGGCGGCCTGCATACTCTTCGCCCTGCTCATGCTTAAGGGCGCCTGGGACTACTGGTATCCCTTCGCGACCAAGCGCGCCTTCCTCGAGACCGACGACGTCCCCATGCCCGAGTTCCTCCAGTTCCTCGCGGACTGGCTGAACGAGGGGGAACGCTACGAGAAGCTGCCGCGCTTCATTCCCTACTTCGTGCTGCCGCTGTCCATGGCGCTGCTGACCTGGCGCTTCGTCCAGGCCGGCTGGGACATCCTGACCGGCAAGCGCGAGCTGTTGATCGCGGGCCACGAGGCCGAGGCCGCCTTGATCGACGAGGTCACCGACGACCTGTCGCACCGGCCGGACCGGAAGGACTGAGCCATGGCGATCGTCCTGCTCTTCGCGCTGGTCATCGGCCTGATGCTGATCGGCGTGCCGATCGCCGTCTCGCTCGGTCTCTCCAGCGTGGTCTTCCTGCTTCTGCACTCCGACGGCTCGCTCGCCTCGATCGCGCAGACCCTGTTCTCCGCCTTCGAGGGGCACTACACCCTGCTGGCGATCCCCTTCTTCATCCTGGCCTCGACCTTCATGTCGACCGGCGGGGTGGCCCGGCGGATCATCCGCTTCGCGATCGCCGTGGTCGGCCATTTCCAGGGCGGGCTCGCCATCGCGTCGGTCTTCGCCTGCATGATGTTCGCGGCGCTCTCCGGCTCCTCGCCGGCGACGGTTGTGGCGATCGGCACTATCGTCATCGCCGGCATGGTGCAGGTCGGTTACACCAAGGAATTCGCCTCGGGCGTGATCTGCAACGCCGGGACCCTCGGCATCCTGATTCCGCCCTCCATCGTCATGGTGGTCTACGCGGCGGCGACCGACGTCTCGGTCGGCCGCATGTTCCTCGCCGGCGTCATCCCCGGGCTGGTCGCCGGCCTGATGCTGATGATCGGGATCTACGTAGCGGCCAAGATCAAGAACCTGCCGGCCCAGGACTGGGCCGGCTGGGGCGAGATCCTGGCCTCGGCGCGGGACGCCGTCTGGGGCCTGCTGCTGATCATCATCATCCTGGGCGGCATCTACGGTGGCATCTTCACGCCGACAGAGGCGGCGGCGGTCGCCGCGGTCTATGCCTTCTTCATCGCCAACTTCGTCTATCGCGACATGGGCCCCCTTTACGTCGAGGGCGGCGATCCGATCCCGCTGCTGAAGAAGCCGACCAGCCTGCTGACCGTCTGGACCCATCCGGATACCCAGAAGACCCTGCTGGAAGCCGGCCGGCTGACCGTGATGCTGCTCTTCATCATCGCAAACGCGCTCATTCTGAAGCACGTGCTGACCGAGGAGCGCATTCCTCAGGCGATCACCGAGGCGATGCTCGCCGCCGGCCTGGGACCGATCCTCTTCCTCGTCGTGGTCAACGTGATCCTTCTCATCGGCGGCCAGTTCATGGAGCCCTCGGGTCTCCTGGTCATCGTCGCGCCGCTGGTGTTTCCGATCGCCGTCGAGCTGGGGATCGACCCGATCCACCTGGGCATCATCATGGTGGTCAACATGGAGATCGGCATGATCACGCCGCCGGTCGGCCTGAACCTCTTCGTCACCGCCGGGGTCTCCAAGATGTCGGTGATGAACGTGGTCAAGGCGGCGCTGCCCTGGCTCGGCATCATGTTCGTCTTCCTGATCCTGGTGACCTACGTGCCATGGATCTCGACCTGGCTGCCGATCAGCCTGATGGGGCCGGAGATCATTACCAAGTAGGGGACCGCCGGCCGCCTCAGCCGAGCGCGGTACCGGGAACCCAGATGTAGCCGTCGGGATCGGCGAGGTAGCATTCGCGCAGGCCGTGAGGTTTGTCGGCGCTTGCGGCCAGGACCGTGTCGCCGCGCGCCTCGGCCCGCGCCTCGGCCTCGTCGGGGTCGATTCCGTAGAGCCTGAGCTCGGCCCCGGCGCCGCGGATCGCCCCGTCCCCGGTCAGGGACAGCAGCGGGTGGCCGCCGTAAGTGTGGTCGGCGTGCAGCATCCATTCGTGCCCGCCGTGGCGCAGCACGGCGAAATCCGGATCGGCGTAGACCAGCTCGACCCCCAGCACCTCGGTCTGGAAGGCCACGGCCCGGGCTATGTCACGCACCAGGAGGTTGACGCCGAAGCCGCTGAGCGAGCGGCCGTAGGCGTCCGCCGCCATAAAGGGTTCGCCGGTCCTCCGCTTCATGCCACCTCCCTTGGCCGCGTGCTGGCCCCCGACTATAACCGGATCGGGGGGCCGCTGGAAAAGGGCCACTTGCTTCGATTTCGAGGGGTCCATGTTTCGCCCGGAAAGCCTGGCCGTCACCGTTCTGCTCACCGCGCTGGTCGCCTTCGGCGCGATCTCGACGGACCTCTACCTGCCTTCGCTGCCGGCGATCGTCGAGGCCTTCGACAGCGACACGGCCGAGGTCCAGCTGACCCTGTCTGTCTTTCTGGCAGGCTTCGCCGTCAGCCAGATCTTCTACGGACCGCTGTCCGACCGCTTCGGCCGGCGGCCGGTGCTGATCTTCGGGCTGAGCCTCTACGTCGCGGCGAGCCTCGCCGCCGCGCTGGCGCCGGGCATCGATTTTCTGATCGCCGCCCGGTTCTGTCAGGCGGTCGGCGCCTGCGCCGGCGTGGTTCTGGGCCGGGCCGTGGTGCGCGACATCCACGGGCGGGCCGGCGCCGCGCGGGCGCTCTCCTACATGGGCATGGCCATGGCGCTGGCGCCGGCGATCGGCCCGATCCTGGGCGGCTATATCGAGGTTGCCTTCGGCTGGCGCGCCAACTTCTTGGCGCTCACCGCCTTCGGCGCGGTCTCCCTCGGCGCTCTGCTCCTGGTGCTGCCGGAAACCAATCTCTGGCCCAATCCGACCGCCACCCGGCCGGGCCCCATGGCCCGTAACTACCTGAGGCTGGCGCGCGACCGGGTGTTCCTCGGCTACGTCCTGGTCGCGGCCTGCACCTACGCCGCGATCTTCGCCTTCATCTCAGGCTCGGCCTTCGTGCTGATCGACGGCTTCGGCCTCAGCCCGGACCGCTACGGCCTCTGCTTCGCCTTCGTGGTGGTCGGCTACATGCTGGGCACCTTCGTCTCGGGACGCTTGACCATGAAACTCGGGCTCGAGCGCCTGGTCGCCGCCGGCGCCCTGGTCGGCCTGCTCGGCGGCGGCGCCGGCGGCGCCCTCGCCTGGGCCGGTGTCTACAACTTGGCCGCGGTACTGCTGCCGGTCTTCACGGTGCTGATTGCCGCCGGCCTGATGCTGCCCAACGCGCTGGCCGGCGCCATCGGCCCGTTCCAGGAGATGGCGGGCACCGCCTCGGCTTTCCTCGGCTTCGTTCAGATGGGTTTCGCCGCCCTGGTCGGGATCGCCGTCGGCGGGCTGCACGACGGCACGCCCCGGGTCATGATGACCGCGATCGCCATCGTCAGCCTCGGCGCCCTGGCCGCCCGCCTGCTCACGCTCGCCCGCAAGCCGGCCGGCGAGTCCACCTGAGCGACCCGGGCCGGAACCCGATGGTCAGCGTTGCGGGCCGCCTTCCTCGCGCCCGAAGCGAGTGTTGGCAGCGGTATCGGATGCCGTTCCGTCGCCGCCCAGCCGGCGCAGAATGCGCGAGATCAGGCCTTCGCCGCCGCCTTCACCAGCCCGCGGCAGCGGCTTGGACGGTACGCCGGCCAGCCCGCGGGTCATGACCCGCGCCCAGAGCCTGGCCGGCAGCCCGCCCCCCGTGACGCGGCGCATGGGCGTCCCGTCGTCGTTGCCGAACCAGGCGCCGCCGACCAGATCGGCGGTGTAGCCGATGAACCAGGCGTCGCGGAAGTCCTGGCTGGTGCCGGTCTTGCCGGCTGCGGGCCGGCCGGGGTTGGCGGCCTTGCCGGTGCCCCATTCGACCGTGGCGGTCATGACGTCGGTCATCTGGTCGACGTCCTCCCCGGCAATCAACTGGCCCGGGCCGTCGCCCGACCGGCGGTAGAGCGTGCGGCCGCTGCTGTCCCGGATCTCCGCGATGCCGTAGGGCCAGACGCCGACGCCGCCGTTGGCGAAGGCGGCGTAGGCGCCGGTCAGCTCCAGCAGGCTGACCTCCGAGGTGCCAAGCGCGATGCTGGGCGTGGCCGAGATTGGCGAGGTGATGCCGAGGCGGCGCGCCATGGCGGCGACCGCTTCCGGGCTGGACTCCAGCGCCACGCGGACCGCGACCGAGTTGAGCGAGCGGGCGAAGGCCTCGCGGAGGGTCACCTCGCCCAGGTACTTGTCGTCGTAGTTGCGCGGCGTCCAGCCGTCCAAGGTGACCGGTTCGTCGACGAAGCGGTCATCGGGCGTCCGGCCGCTCTCGAACGCAGAAAGGTAGATGAAGGGCTTGAAGGCCGAGCCGGGCTGGCGCAGGGCCTGGACGGAGCGGTTGAACTGGCTGCTGCGGTAGTCGCGGCCGCCGACCATGGCGCGCACCGCGCCGCTGGTGTCCAGGGCGACGAAGGCGGCCTGGCTGGCGTCGAGTTCCTTGCCCGGTCCGTCGAGAAGGCCCGCGGTTTCCGCTTCGGCCACGGCCTGAAGCTCGGCGTTCAGCGTGGTCAGGATCACAAGGTCCCGCCCGGTCGGCCCGACGTAGTCCTGCACCTGGGACAGCACCCAGTCGGTGAAGTACCGGGCCTGGCCGCGGGCAACGCCGCGCGCCGCGGTCTTGTTCTCGAGCGCGGCCTCGGATTCCGCGGCGGTCAGGAAGCCGGCCTGGACCATGGATGACAGCACCAGGGCCGTGCGCTGGTCGGCGCCGGCCGCGTTGGTCGCCGGGTTGTATCGCGACGGGGCCTTGAGCAGCCCGGCGAGCAGCGCCGCCTCGTAGACCGTCAAGTCGGCGGGGGCCTTGTCGAAATAGCGCCGGGCGGCGGCGTCGACGCCGTAGTTGCCGCCGCCGAAGTAGACCCGGTTGAGATAGAGCGTGAGGATCTCGTCCTTGGTAAAGTGCCGTTCCATCCAGAGCGCGAGCAGAACCTCCTGCACTTTGCGCCGGATCGTGCGTTCCGGGGTCAGGAACAGGTTCTTGGCCAGCTGCTGGGTGATCGTCGAGCCGCCCTGGACGATGCGCCCGGCCTTCAGGTTCGCCAGCATGGCGCGGGCGAGGCCGCGGGGGTCGATGCCGCTGTGCTCGTAGAATCGGCGGTCTTCGATCGCGATCAGGGCCTTGGTCAGATTGGGCGAGACTTCGCGGAGGACGACGGTCTCGCCGTGGATGTCACCGACCGCCGCGAGCTGCGTGCCGTCCAAAGCCAGGATCGTGATGTTGGGCTGGCGGCCGGAACCGATCATGGTAACGTCCGGCAGGTTGTAGGCGTACCAGCCGACGACCGACGCGACCCCGAGCGTCCCCCAGATCAGGATGATCACGCACCACGCCAGAACGCGGCCCAGCAGCGAACGCTTGGGCTTTGGCTCGACCGAGGTCCAGCGAATCTTCCCGCTTTTCTTCCGGCGCGGCATCTCTGTCTATCTAAGCGCTCTCGGGTCGAATGGCCACAATCAACCTTGGGCGGCGCGCGCCCCGCCAAGCGCGGACGGATCCGCTGCTCCGCGGGGACCGCGCTAGATATCCAGGTTGGCGACTTCCAGGGCGTGGGTCTGGATGAACTCGCGCCTCGGCTCGACCACGTCGCCCATCAGGGTCGAGAAGATGTCCTCGGCGTCGTCGGCGTGCTTGATCTCGACCTTCAGCAGGGTGCGCACCTCGGGATCCAGGGTGGTCTCCCAGAGCTGCTCCGGGTTCATCTCGCCCAGTCCCTTGTAACGGCTGATCACCTGGCCCTTGGCGCCCAGCTCGAAGATCGCCTCGATCAAATCGAGCGGGCCGGTCACCCGGTATTCCTGATCCTTCTGGCGCAGCGTGGCGTGGTGCTCGTAGTCCCGCCACAGGTCGGCCGCCATGTCGTTCAGGGCGCGCGCCTCCGAAGAGCGGATCAGGGCGCGGTCGATCAGGTAGTGCTCGGTCACGCCGCGCAGGCTGCGCGTGAAGCTGAGTCCGCGGTCGGCGTCCACGGCGCCCTGCCAGCCGCGCTCGGCCTCCGGCGCCAGGTCGTCGAGCCGCCGGGCGATCTGGTTTGCCGCCTCCGCCGCCTGGGCCTCGTCGGTCAGCAGATCGGGATTGAGCGCGCCGGCGATGGCGGCCTGGACCGCGACGTCCCGGCTGCGCACGCGCCGGACCAGGGGGTCGATCAAGTGCTTGGCGCGCAGGCCCTGCTGGACCAGTTCGAGAAGCTCCGCTCCCGCGACCTGGGCGTCGGTCCTGCACTCGAGCACCGCGTCCTTGGTGCCGTTCTCGATCAGGAAGGCCTCGCGCTCGCGGTCGTCCTTGAGATAGCGCCGGGAATCGCCCTTCTTGGCGTGATAGAGCGGCGGTTGCGCGATGTAGAGGTGCCCCTGCTCGATGATCTGGGGCATGTGGCGGAAGAAGAAGGTCAGCAGGAGCGTGCGGATATGGCTGCCGTCGACGTCGGCGTCGGTCATGATGATGACCTTGTGGTAGCGCAGCTTCTGGAGGTTGAACTCGTCGGCGCCGATCCCGGTGCCCAGCGCGGTGATCAGGGTGCCGATCTCGGCCGAGGAGAGCATCTTGTCGAAGCGGGCGCGCTCCACGTTGAGGATCTTGCCTCTCAGCGGCAGGATGGCCTGGAACCGGCGGTCGCGCCCCTGCTTGGCCGAGCCGCCCGCCGAATCGCCCTCGACCAGGAAGAGTTCCGATCGCGCGGGATCCCGCTCCTGGCAGTCGGCCAGCTTGCCGGGCAGCGAAGAGACGTCGAGCGCGCTCTTGCGCCGGGTCAGCTCGCGCGCCTTGCGCGCTGCCTCGCGCGCCGCCGCCGCCTCGACCACCTTGGCGACGATGCGCTTGGTCTGGGCGGGGTGCTCCTCGAAGTACTGATCGAGGCGCTCGGCGATCACGCTCTCGACCACCGGCCGGACCTCCGACGACACGAGCTTGTCCTTGGTCTGGCTGGAGAACTTGGGATCGGGCACCTTGACCGAGAGGACGCAGGTCAGGCCTTCGCGGGCGTCGTCGCCCGTCAGGGTGACCTTCTCCTTCTTCATCAGGCCCTGGGCCGTCGCGTAGCTGTTGATCTGGCGGGTCAGGGCGCTGCGGAAGCCGGCCAGGTGGGTGCCGCCGTCGCGCTGCGGGATGTTGTTGGTGAAGCAGAGCACCGACTCGTGATAGCTGTCGGTCCACTGCAGGGCGGCCTCCACGCCGATCCCCTCGTGCTCGGTCTTGACCAGGATCGGCGGCGAGATCAGCGCCGTCTTGGTCCGGTCGAGGTACTTCACGAAGGCTTCCAGGCCGCCCTCGTAGTGCATCTCGACCACCTTCGGCTCGGCGTGCCGGGCGTCGATCAGGGTGAGCTGGACCCCGGAGTTGAGGAAGGCGAGCTCGCGCAGGCGGTGCTCCAGGGTCGAGAAGTCGTACTCGATGTTCGAGAAGGTCTTGGGCGACGGCAGGAAGGTGATCTCCGTGCCGGTGACGTCTTCGCAGTCGCCGACCACGGCGAGCGGCGCCTCCGCCTCGCCGTTCGAGAAGGTCATGCTGTGTTCCTGACCGTCGCGCCAGATGCGCAGCGTCAGGCTCTCGGAAAGCGCGTTGACCACCGACACGCCGACGCCGTGCAACCCGCCGGAGACCTTGTAGGAGTTCTGGTCGAACTTCCCGCCCGCGTGCAGCTGGGTCATGATGACCTGGGCGGCGGAAACGCCTTCCTCTTCCATGACGTCGACGGGGATGCCCCGGCCGTTGTCGAGCACGGTGACCGAGCCGTCGCCGTTCAGCGTCACCTCGATTCGGTCGCAGTGGCCGGCCAGCGATTCGTCGATCGAGTTGTCGACCACTTCGTAGACCATGTGGTGCAGGCCGGAGCCGTCGTCGGTGTCGCCGATGTACATGCCGGGCCGGCGGCGCACCGCTTCCAATCCCCTGAGGACCTTGATCGACTCGGCGCCGTAGGCGTCGTCGTGCTCCTTGTCCTTGGGTGCTTGGGGCTCTGTTTGCTGGGTCATGATCACTACAGGCTTTGAGAAACGGAACGGGTATCGTCGAGGGCCGCGATCTGGGCGGCGCGCACCTCGTAAAACTGGGCCGCTGGCCCGAGCGCTTCGAACAACGCCCGGTCGGTGCCGGTCAGCCAAGCCTGGCAGCCGAGCGCCAGGAGCTCGTCGAACAGCGCCCCTCTGCGGCGCTCGTCCAGGTGCGCGACGACCTCGTCGAGCAGCAGGATGGGCGTGGTCGCGCGCTCGGCGGCAAGTAGGCGCGCGTGGGCCAGGACGATCGAGATCAGCAGCGCCTTCTGCTCGCCGGTCGAGGAGAGCGCCGCCGCCACGCCGCGCTCCATGTCCTCGACCGCGAGGTCGCTGCGGTGCGGGCCGCAGGCGGTCGTGCCGCTCTCCGCGTCGGACCGGCGGTTGGCGGCGAGCTGTTGCCGGAAGCGCTCCTCCGTCTCCAGGGCCGCGCCCTCGCCGAGCCAGGACTCGATCTCGCCGATCAGCCCCAGGCGCGCCCGTGGGAAGGGGCCGACGCCGGCCGCGCAGGCGGCGGCCAGCCTGGCGACGAACTGGCGCCGGGCGGCGGCGATGGCGACGCCGTGGCCGGCGGCCGACTCTTCCAGGGCGCTCAGCCAGTCGTGGTCGCCGGCGCCGCTCTTGAGCAGGCGGCCGCGTTCCCTGAGGACCTGCTCGTAGGCCGCGACGCGACCGGCGTGGGCGGCGTCGAAGCCATAGACCAGGCGGTCGAGAAAGCGCCGGCGAGCCGAGGCGCCGTCGCGGAACAGGCCGTCCATCTGCGGCGTCAGCCAGACCATAGCGGCGGTCTCGCCGAGCGCCTGCTGGCCCTTCACGGCGACGCCGTCGACTTTGACCACGCGCCGTTCGCGCTTGGCCGATTCCTGCGCCGGATCCCGCCCCGTGCCGAGGCGGCGCGGTCCCTCCGGGGTCTCCAGCACGGCCGCCACGGCCCAGGGGCGTGCGCTTTCGCGCTCGCCCGGCGCCATGCGCGCCACTTCCGGCAGCTTGGCCGCGCGCAGGCCCCTTCCGGGAGCCAGAAAGGAGAGCGCCTCGAGGAAGTTGGTCTTGCCGGCGCCGTTGGGTCCGCAGAGCACCACCGGGCGACCGTCCGCGCTCAGCGCGGCGCGGCCGTAGCAGCGAAAGTCGGTCAGCGTGACTTGGCGGATCCAGCTCGGCGCCGCACGCCCCGGCAGCCGTTCCGCCGCAGGCTCCGGCCGCTCGCGGTCGAGCGATGTGGTTTCCGCCACGCTCACGTTACCGGCGCGCTCCCTCAGACCCGCATGGGCATGAGGACATAGAGCGCGCTGGCATCTGCGATGTCGCGAACGATGGTCGGCGAGGCGGCGTCCTTCAGGGAGAACTCGGCATTCTCGCCTTCGATCTGCCGGGCGATGTCGAGCAGGTAGTTCGAGTTGAAGCCGATCTCCAAGGGCTCGCCGCCGTAGGTGATCTCCACCTCCTCGGTCGCGCTGCCCGCATCGGGGCTGGTCGCGGAGAGGCTCAGGCTGCCGTCGGCCATCGAGAGCTTCACCGCCCGGCTCTTCTCGGTCGAGATCGTCGAGACCCGGTCGACGGCGGCGGAGAAGGCCTTGCGGTCGACGCCCATCACCTTGTCGTTGTTGGCCGGGATGACCCGCTCGTAGTCGGGGAAGGTGCCGTCGATCAGCTTGGAGGTCAGCTCCGTCGAATCGAAGGCGAAGCGCACCTTGGTTTCCGACAGGCTGACGGCGATCGTCTGCTCGCTCTCGTCGATCAGCTTGCGCAGCTCGGCCACCGTCTTGCGCGGCACGATGACTCCGGGCATGTCCTCGGCGCCCTCGGGCCGGGGCATCTCGAAGCGTGCCAGGCGGTGCCCGTCGGTCGCGACCGCGCGCAGCACGGGAAGATCGTTCGACGCGGTGCAGTGCAGGTAAATGCCGTTCAGGTAGTAGCGGGTTTCCTCGGTCGAGATCGCGAAGCGGGTCCGATCGATCAGGTTGCGCAGCTCGGCCGAGTCCAGGGCGAAGCTCTGGGGCAGGCTCTCCGCGCCGGTGCTGGGGAAGTCCTCGCGTGGCAGGGTCGACAGCCGGAAGGTGGAGCGGCCCGCGTTCAGGGTCATCTGTCCCGCTTCGCCGCTGGTCTCCAGGCCGATCTGCGACCCGTCGGGCAGCTTGCGGACGATGTCGTAGAGCGTGTGGGCCGGGGCTGTCGTCGCGCCCGCGTCGGCGATGTCGGCATCGACCTGCTCGACCACCGTCAGGTCCATATCCGTGGCGCAGAGGGTCAGGCGGTCGCCAGCGGCTTCCAACAGGACGTTGGACAGGATGGGGATGGTGTTGCGCCGTTCGACCACGCTTTGCACGTGGGCGAGCGCCCGCAGGAGCGCCGCGCGTTCGATCGTCAGCTTCATGGTGTCCTAGGTATCGTGTCTTGAACTCTGCATAGCGTCAGGGGATCCGCTTCCAACACTCGATCGGCCGCCGATAACGGCCCAGCGATCACCGCCCCTATGCCGAAATGAAGAGAGCCGAATCCAGGCTTTCCGGAACGGTTGAACACTATAGCACAGGTGTCCGGAATGGTAAGCTTTATTGCCGCTTAACCGGGCGCCGCCGACGGCCCGGCAAACCCTCCGTTTCCCCGCGCGCGAACCCGCTATCCATCAAAAGTTTAGAGCGAATTCAGATGTTTAGAGGATGGCAGATCTGCTCTAGCCTTCGAGCATCCGCCGCAGCAGCTCGACATCCTCGGCGAAGCCGTTGTCGGTGGACTTCAACTCCTCGATCTTCCGGACCGCGTGCATCACCGTGGTATGGTCCCGGCCGCCGAATTTCCGGCCGATCTCGGGCAGCGAGCGCGAGGTCAATTGCTTGGCCAGATACATCGCGACCTGGCGCGGGCGCGCGACCGCGCGGGCGCGTCGCGCCGAATGCATGTCCGAAACCCGCATGTTGAAGTGCTCGGCGACCCGCTTCTGGATCTCCTCGATGGTCACGCGCCGATCGTTCGCCCGGAGCAGGTCGTGCAGGACCTCCTGTGTCGCCTCGAGCGTAATCGGCCGGCCGACCAGGGTGGCGTGGGCGACGATCCGGTTGAGCGCGCCCTCCAGCTCGCGGATGTTCGAGGTGATCGTGTGGGCCAGGAACTCGAACACCTTCTCCGGGATGTCGGCCGACAACTGCTCCGCCTTGGCCTGAAGGATGCCGAGGCGCAGCTCGTAGGTTGTGGGATGTATGTCGGCCACGAGGCCCCAGCCGAGCCGTGAGCGCATACGCTCTTCCACGCCTTCCAGGTCGGACGGGCTCTTGTCCGCGGAGATCACGACCTGCCGGTTGTGGTCGACCAGTGTGTTGAAGGTGTGGAAGAATTCCTCCTGGGTGGCCTCGCGGCCGCCGATGAACTGGACGTCGTCGATCATCAGCACGTCGACCGAGCGGAACTCGTCCTTGAAGGCCATGGTGTCCTTGGTGCGCAGCGCCCGGACGAACTGGTACATGAACTTCTCGGCCGATAGGTAGATGATCCGGCGCTTCGGCTCCCGCTGCTTG
The Kiloniellales bacterium DNA segment above includes these coding regions:
- a CDS encoding DctP family TRAP transporter solute-binding subunit, whose product is SHVTNTDKHPKGIAASLLEKRVNEEMNGRACMQVFPNSSLYDDKKVLEAMLNGDVQMAAPSLSKFEKFTKKFRIFDLPFVFEDVAAVDRFQNSEAGQKLKGSMRRKGLQGLAFWHNGMKQMSASRPLIKPEDAKGLKFRVQASDVLVAQFEQLGANPQKMSFKEVYGGLQTKVIDGQENTWSNIYGKKFFEVQDGITETNHGIIDYLVVTSTEWWEDLDEGVREDLARILKEVTETRNAESTAVNEANKQKIIDAGTEVRTLTKEQRQAWVDALKPVWAKFEKDIGADLIEAAQAANTGS
- a CDS encoding TRAP transporter small permease, with amino-acid sequence MSRQAQSAFGRAVDRVEETVITVLLGVMTLLTFANVVARYIFNTNILWALEVTVFLFAWLVLLGASYAVKHSIHIGVDVMIRALPKGTQRMISLIAAAACILFALLMLKGAWDYWYPFATKRAFLETDDVPMPEFLQFLADWLNEGERYEKLPRFIPYFVLPLSMALLTWRFVQAGWDILTGKRELLIAGHEAEAALIDEVTDDLSHRPDRKD
- a CDS encoding TRAP transporter large permease translates to MAIVLLFALVIGLMLIGVPIAVSLGLSSVVFLLLHSDGSLASIAQTLFSAFEGHYTLLAIPFFILASTFMSTGGVARRIIRFAIAVVGHFQGGLAIASVFACMMFAALSGSSPATVVAIGTIVIAGMVQVGYTKEFASGVICNAGTLGILIPPSIVMVVYAAATDVSVGRMFLAGVIPGLVAGLMLMIGIYVAAKIKNLPAQDWAGWGEILASARDAVWGLLLIIIILGGIYGGIFTPTEAAAVAAVYAFFIANFVYRDMGPLYVEGGDPIPLLKKPTSLLTVWTHPDTQKTLLEAGRLTVMLLFIIANALILKHVLTEERIPQAITEAMLAAGLGPILFLVVVNVILLIGGQFMEPSGLLVIVAPLVFPIAVELGIDPIHLGIIMVVNMEIGMITPPVGLNLFVTAGVSKMSVMNVVKAALPWLGIMFVFLILVTYVPWISTWLPISLMGPEIITK
- a CDS encoding VOC family protein, which translates into the protein MKRRTGEPFMAADAYGRSLSGFGVNLLVRDIARAVAFQTEVLGVELVYADPDFAVLRHGGHEWMLHADHTYGGHPLLSLTGDGAIRGAGAELRLYGIDPDEAEARAEARGDTVLAASADKPHGLRECYLADPDGYIWVPGTALG
- a CDS encoding multidrug effflux MFS transporter; the encoded protein is MFRPESLAVTVLLTALVAFGAISTDLYLPSLPAIVEAFDSDTAEVQLTLSVFLAGFAVSQIFYGPLSDRFGRRPVLIFGLSLYVAASLAAALAPGIDFLIAARFCQAVGACAGVVLGRAVVRDIHGRAGAARALSYMGMAMALAPAIGPILGGYIEVAFGWRANFLALTAFGAVSLGALLLVLPETNLWPNPTATRPGPMARNYLRLARDRVFLGYVLVAACTYAAIFAFISGSAFVLIDGFGLSPDRYGLCFAFVVVGYMLGTFVSGRLTMKLGLERLVAAGALVGLLGGGAGGALAWAGVYNLAAVLLPVFTVLIAAGLMLPNALAGAIGPFQEMAGTASAFLGFVQMGFAALVGIAVGGLHDGTPRVMMTAIAIVSLGALAARLLTLARKPAGEST
- a CDS encoding PBP1A family penicillin-binding protein, which codes for MPRRKKSGKIRWTSVEPKPKRSLLGRVLAWCVIILIWGTLGVASVVGWYAYNLPDVTMIGSGRQPNITILALDGTQLAAVGDIHGETVVLREVSPNLTKALIAIEDRRFYEHSGIDPRGLARAMLANLKAGRIVQGGSTITQQLAKNLFLTPERTIRRKVQEVLLALWMERHFTKDEILTLYLNRVYFGGGNYGVDAAARRYFDKAPADLTVYEAALLAGLLKAPSRYNPATNAAGADQRTALVLSSMVQAGFLTAAESEAALENKTAARGVARGQARYFTDWVLSQVQDYVGPTGRDLVILTTLNAELQAVAEAETAGLLDGPGKELDASQAAFVALDTSGAVRAMVGGRDYRSSQFNRSVQALRQPGSAFKPFIYLSAFESGRTPDDRFVDEPVTLDGWTPRNYDDKYLGEVTLREAFARSLNSVAVRVALESSPEAVAAMARRLGITSPISATPSIALGTSEVSLLELTGAYAAFANGGVGVWPYGIAEIRDSSGRTLYRRSGDGPGQLIAGEDVDQMTDVMTATVEWGTGKAANPGRPAAGKTGTSQDFRDAWFIGYTADLVGGAWFGNDDGTPMRRVTGGGLPARLWARVMTRGLAGVPSKPLPRAGEGGGEGLISRILRRLGGDGTASDTAANTRFGREEGGPQR